The following coding sequences lie in one Brevibacterium marinum genomic window:
- a CDS encoding CGNR zinc finger domain-containing protein, whose product MTIANDIRSNLAMLVDLLNTSGTIAEAGDELTTTAGLRGFAARHDFSGPLKATKSDVASACELRERFTAVLEASIDAVTEAEVESGKEGVVEEVNLTLRRARALPQLVKHGGWDWHLHAVGQSAGLADRVAADVALVLIDLIRSGDLDRLGRCAAQDCSAYLADFSRNRSKRFCDTGNCANRTHVAAFRARQTDP is encoded by the coding sequence ATGACTATCGCCAACGACATTCGCTCGAACCTGGCCATGCTCGTCGACCTGCTGAACACCTCCGGCACCATCGCCGAGGCGGGAGATGAGCTGACCACAACCGCCGGACTCCGCGGATTCGCGGCTCGGCACGACTTCTCCGGCCCCCTGAAGGCCACGAAGTCCGACGTCGCCTCGGCGTGCGAATTGCGTGAACGCTTCACCGCCGTCCTCGAAGCAAGCATCGACGCGGTAACGGAGGCCGAGGTCGAATCGGGCAAGGAGGGCGTCGTGGAAGAGGTGAATCTCACACTCCGCAGAGCCCGGGCCCTGCCGCAGCTGGTCAAGCATGGAGGCTGGGACTGGCACCTGCATGCCGTTGGCCAATCGGCCGGCCTGGCCGATCGGGTCGCTGCCGATGTGGCCCTCGTGCTCATCGACCTCATCCGCAGCGGGGACCTCGATCGACTCGGGCGCTGCGCCGCCCAGGACTGCAGCGCCTACCTGGCCGACTTCAGCCGCAATCGCTCGAAGCGCTTCTGCGATACCGGCAACTGCGCGAACCGGACGCACGTGGCAGCCTTCCGTGCCCGTCAGACAGACCCCTGA
- a CDS encoding response regulator transcription factor, protein MTTPNDTDIEATLLVVDDEPNIRELLSTSLRFAGFDVVSAANGAEALRLAEQTSPDLLVLDVMLPDMDGFTVTRRLRQIGMNAPVVFLTARDDTSDKITGLTVGGDDYVTKPFSLEEVVARIRAVLRRTRSLEDEENAVIMAGDLELDDDTHEVRRSGILIDLSPTEFKLLRYLMLNTNRVLSKSQILDHVWEYDFGGDTGIVESYISYLRRKIDVTPETDAAGHPVEMEWTPMIQTKRGVGYMLRTPESK, encoded by the coding sequence ATGACTACACCAAACGATACCGACATCGAAGCCACACTCCTCGTTGTCGATGATGAGCCCAATATCCGCGAACTCCTGTCGACCAGCCTGCGCTTCGCCGGTTTCGACGTCGTCTCGGCCGCCAACGGTGCCGAGGCACTTCGCCTGGCCGAGCAGACCAGCCCCGACCTTCTCGTCCTCGACGTGATGCTGCCGGACATGGACGGCTTCACCGTCACGCGTCGCCTGCGCCAGATCGGCATGAACGCTCCGGTTGTGTTCCTCACCGCCCGTGATGACACCTCGGACAAGATCACCGGTCTGACCGTCGGCGGCGATGACTACGTGACCAAGCCGTTCAGCCTCGAAGAGGTCGTCGCCCGCATCCGCGCCGTGCTGCGTCGGACCCGCAGCCTCGAGGACGAGGAGAACGCCGTCATCATGGCCGGCGATCTCGAACTCGATGACGACACTCACGAGGTGCGTCGTTCGGGGATCCTCATCGATCTGTCCCCCACCGAGTTCAAGCTGCTGCGCTACCTCATGCTCAACACCAACCGCGTGCTCTCGAAGTCTCAGATCCTCGACCACGTCTGGGAGTACGACTTCGGCGGCGACACCGGAATCGTCGAGTCCTATATCTCCTACCTGCGTCGCAAGATCGACGTCACACCGGAGACCGACGCCGCCGGGCATCCCGTCGAGATGGAGTGGACTCCGATGATCCAGACCAAGCGCGGGGTGGGTTACATGCTGCGCACACCGGAATCCAAGTAG
- a CDS encoding S1C family serine protease gives MSTNDPNNQGRNPDERGRHGEQDSRTFPTEGSRDSSGVPGNSAEGTRTSADVPRRSAEVPRTFPDGSNGPARVSPPVAPPSPPEPGRNQGQGDGTGHGGGAGPGHGDGPDVQPPTMQPTRAQPPVDAGQGQPRYGTQTGSSQADANSFGGPSAQGAGQGPGQGAGQGAGQGPGQGAGAAIGYMGNPPDSGGFPTSGTTGFQSAPNGPGDPAGPGAQAGPGGTAAPGGPSGPGAPAGPGVPYGVDGPYGQGGPYAPGGQNGPGGPGAPYGPGGPGDPNAPYGPGGPGDPNGPYGPGGPGPYGGQAPPRREKRGPGWSATIAIALIAALLGGAAAFGGSYAVSALGGEEPRKVADQTIETPDWTEVAKKTSPAVVSIQVGANGQVQGLGSGAIYDDQGHVITNNHVVAPADTPNGEIGVTMKNGGTTKAEIVGRDPSTDIAVIKLDKVPDDVDPLPVGDSKEMKVGDPVMALGNPLGLADSVTTGIVSALDRPVSTENIGEDASSQEKEMTITNAIQTDAAINPGNSGGPLVDGDGNFIGVNSAAASLSQAGEGGQSGSIGIGFAIPSSQAVMIADQLISSGKALHPFLGITLTDGQINSGGTTRGSAKVQSVQSGSPADKAGFKDGDDIVSVAGTKVNNAIALQALVRGQPTNTPVEFTVVRGGQEQTLKASLVLK, from the coding sequence ATGAGCACCAACGACCCCAACAACCAGGGCAGGAACCCCGACGAACGGGGGCGGCACGGTGAACAGGATTCCCGGACGTTCCCCACCGAAGGCTCACGCGATTCCTCAGGCGTCCCCGGCAACTCGGCCGAGGGGACCCGCACCTCCGCGGATGTCCCTCGTCGATCCGCGGAGGTGCCGCGCACCTTCCCAGACGGCTCGAACGGTCCCGCCCGCGTCAGCCCACCCGTCGCTCCGCCCTCCCCACCCGAACCCGGCCGCAACCAGGGACAAGGAGACGGCACTGGACACGGAGGCGGCGCTGGACCGGGGCACGGCGATGGACCCGATGTACAGCCGCCCACGATGCAGCCGACTCGTGCTCAACCTCCTGTGGATGCGGGACAGGGACAGCCTCGCTACGGGACGCAGACCGGCAGCTCCCAGGCCGACGCGAATTCATTCGGCGGCCCATCTGCTCAGGGCGCCGGTCAAGGTCCCGGTCAGGGCGCTGGTCAGGGTGCTGGTCAAGGTCCCGGTCAGGGCGCCGGCGCAGCTATCGGATACATGGGCAATCCGCCGGATTCGGGTGGGTTTCCCACGTCCGGCACCACAGGCTTCCAATCCGCGCCGAACGGTCCCGGCGACCCTGCCGGTCCGGGTGCCCAAGCTGGTCCGGGCGGCACTGCCGCTCCGGGTGGCCCCAGCGGCCCCGGTGCCCCAGCTGGTCCGGGCGTTCCCTATGGCGTCGATGGCCCCTACGGCCAAGGTGGCCCGTACGCCCCCGGTGGGCAAAACGGTCCGGGTGGTCCAGGTGCTCCCTACGGGCCCGGCGGCCCAGGCGATCCCAATGCTCCCTACGGCCCCGGTGGCCCAGGCGATCCGAACGGACCTTACGGGCCCGGTGGCCCGGGGCCGTACGGGGGCCAAGCACCGCCTCGGCGGGAGAAGCGAGGACCAGGGTGGAGTGCCACCATCGCCATCGCCCTGATCGCGGCCCTGCTGGGAGGAGCCGCGGCCTTCGGCGGGTCCTATGCAGTCAGCGCCTTGGGCGGTGAAGAGCCCCGCAAGGTCGCCGATCAGACCATCGAGACCCCGGACTGGACAGAGGTTGCGAAGAAGACGTCCCCGGCCGTCGTCTCCATCCAGGTCGGCGCCAACGGTCAGGTGCAGGGGCTGGGCTCGGGCGCGATCTATGACGACCAGGGACACGTCATCACGAACAACCATGTGGTGGCACCGGCGGACACTCCCAACGGTGAGATCGGTGTGACGATGAAGAACGGGGGAACGACGAAGGCCGAGATCGTCGGCCGCGACCCCTCGACCGATATCGCCGTCATCAAACTGGACAAGGTTCCCGACGATGTCGACCCGCTGCCCGTCGGCGACTCGAAGGAGATGAAGGTGGGTGATCCGGTGATGGCTTTGGGCAACCCGCTCGGCCTCGCGGATTCGGTCACCACAGGCATCGTCTCCGCCCTCGACCGCCCGGTGTCGACGGAGAACATCGGAGAGGACGCGAGCTCGCAGGAGAAGGAGATGACGATCACGAACGCCATCCAGACGGACGCGGCGATCAACCCGGGCAACTCCGGTGGTCCGCTCGTGGACGGCGACGGCAACTTCATCGGCGTCAACTCGGCGGCGGCCTCGCTCAGCCAGGCCGGCGAAGGCGGCCAGTCGGGATCGATCGGCATCGGCTTCGCCATCCCCTCCTCGCAGGCCGTGATGATCGCCGACCAGCTCATCTCGAGCGGCAAGGCTCTGCACCCCTTCCTCGGAATCACGCTCACGGACGGGCAGATCAACAGCGGAGGGACCACTCGCGGCAGCGCAAAGGTCCAGTCGGTGCAGTCCGGGTCCCCGGCCGACAAAGCCGGGTTCAAGGACGGTGACGACATCGTCTCCGTGGCAGGGACCAAGGTGAACAACGCGATCGCCCTGCAGGCACTCGTCCGTGGCCAGCCGACGAACACCCCGGTCGAATTCACAGTGGTCCGCGGAGGTCAGGAGCAGACGCTGAAGGCTTCACTGGTGCTGAAGTAG
- a CDS encoding EamA family transporter, producing MNRTIVMGFLLTLASAFFFAVSGPIAKTMYQTGWTPGSVVLIRLAGSAVLLLIPSLIALRGRWDEVRADWKTVLTYGLVSMAGVQGFYFVAVEHLTVAVALLLEMTAPMLIVFWIWARTRTRPATVTFIGVVVSMIGLVLVLNLRDSDISVFGVVMALAAAVCLASYFLVSAKDSINVPPVALTGLGMGIGAVVMSVIVMVGVMPAGAVAADVDLGGYKVSWILPMAMIVVFTVGAYITGILGLRYIGATVGSFVNLVEVPFSVIVAWLILFELPAPIQLFGGVFILGGVGFIKWGEARLARRVATREVVVTSEELTPV from the coding sequence ATGAATCGCACAATCGTCATGGGGTTTCTGCTGACTCTTGCCTCCGCGTTCTTCTTCGCGGTCTCCGGCCCGATCGCGAAGACGATGTACCAGACCGGGTGGACGCCCGGCTCCGTCGTGCTCATCCGCCTCGCCGGCTCCGCCGTGCTGCTGCTCATCCCCAGCCTCATCGCCCTGCGCGGACGCTGGGACGAGGTGCGCGCCGACTGGAAGACCGTGCTCACCTACGGTCTGGTGTCGATGGCCGGGGTGCAGGGATTCTACTTCGTCGCCGTCGAACACCTCACAGTGGCCGTGGCCCTTCTGCTCGAGATGACGGCGCCGATGCTCATCGTGTTCTGGATCTGGGCGCGCACCCGGACCCGCCCCGCGACGGTGACCTTCATCGGAGTGGTGGTCTCGATGATCGGGCTCGTCCTCGTCCTCAACCTCCGCGACTCAGACATCAGCGTCTTCGGCGTGGTCATGGCACTCGCTGCCGCGGTCTGCCTGGCCAGCTACTTCCTCGTCTCCGCGAAAGACTCGATCAACGTTCCGCCGGTCGCGCTGACGGGGCTGGGCATGGGCATCGGTGCGGTGGTGATGTCGGTCATCGTGATGGTGGGAGTCATGCCGGCCGGAGCCGTTGCCGCCGACGTCGACCTCGGCGGATACAAGGTCTCCTGGATCCTGCCCATGGCGATGATTGTCGTCTTCACCGTCGGTGCCTACATCACCGGCATCCTCGGCCTGCGCTACATCGGTGCGACGGTCGGCTCCTTCGTCAACCTCGTCGAGGTGCCGTTCTCCGTCATCGTGGCCTGGCTCATCCTGTTCGAGCTGCCGGCACCCATCCAGCTCTTCGGCGGTGTGTTCATCCTCGGCGGCGTGGGCTTCATCAAGTGGGGCGAGGCGCGCCTGGCCCGCCGCGTCGCCACCCGCGAGGTCGTCGTCACCTCCGAGGAGCTCACCCCCGTCTGA
- a CDS encoding PspA/IM30 family protein — MSIFQRIATLFGAKANKALDKAENPNETLDYSYQKQLELLQKVRRGVADVATSRKRLELQMNQLEQQQDKLSGQAQKAMEIGREDLAREALTRKSGLNQQISDLQSQHEGLQGEEQKLTMASQRLQAKVDAFRTRKETIKATYNAAEAQSKIGEAFTGISEELGDVGLAVQRAEDKTASLQARSGAVDELIASGALEDVTGSSKDDISSQLDALSSENDVEMEINRMRESLPASSDKQQQSLEGEDRQ; from the coding sequence ATGAGCATCTTCCAAAGGATCGCGACGCTCTTCGGCGCCAAGGCCAACAAGGCACTGGACAAAGCCGAGAACCCCAATGAAACGCTCGATTATTCATATCAGAAGCAGCTGGAGCTGCTGCAGAAGGTACGCCGCGGTGTTGCCGATGTCGCCACCAGCCGCAAGCGCCTCGAGCTGCAGATGAACCAGCTCGAACAGCAGCAGGACAAGCTCAGCGGCCAGGCCCAGAAGGCCATGGAGATCGGTCGTGAAGATCTCGCCCGCGAGGCTCTGACTCGGAAGTCGGGACTGAATCAGCAGATCTCCGATCTGCAGTCCCAGCACGAGGGGCTGCAGGGCGAAGAGCAGAAGCTCACCATGGCCTCGCAGCGTCTGCAGGCCAAGGTCGACGCCTTCCGCACCCGGAAGGAGACGATCAAGGCCACGTACAACGCCGCCGAGGCGCAGTCGAAGATCGGCGAAGCGTTCACCGGCATCTCCGAAGAGCTCGGTGACGTCGGACTCGCGGTCCAACGCGCCGAGGACAAGACCGCCTCGCTCCAGGCGCGGTCCGGCGCCGTCGACGAGCTCATCGCCTCCGGCGCCTTGGAGGACGTCACCGGTTCGTCGAAGGACGACATCAGTTCACAGCTCGACGCGCTCTCGAGCGAGAACGATGTGGAGATGGAGATCAATCGAATGCGTGAGTCGCTGCCGGCCTCCTCCGACAAGCAGCAGCAGTCTCTTGAAGGCGAGGACAGGCAATGA
- a CDS encoding WXG100 family type VII secretion target, which produces MSFEVDAERVSSAATATAGTSRTLVAESNTMLRNLLALQECWKGSAAQNFQTVINEWESAQKQLFESLESIHGALNTAAAQYSEVEAANSRLFAP; this is translated from the coding sequence ATGAGTTTCGAAGTCGACGCCGAACGCGTGTCATCGGCCGCCACGGCCACGGCCGGCACCTCCCGCACCCTCGTCGCGGAGTCCAACACGATGCTGAGGAATCTTCTGGCCCTCCAGGAGTGTTGGAAGGGAAGTGCGGCACAGAACTTTCAGACGGTCATCAACGAATGGGAAAGTGCGCAGAAACAGCTGTTCGAATCGCTGGAATCGATCCACGGAGCACTCAATACCGCGGCCGCGCAGTATTCGGAGGTCGAGGCTGCGAACTCTCGACTGTTCGCGCCGTGA
- a CDS encoding ATP-binding protein, producing MAKESRPTRSGFWEEWSLTTKLLAIMMLLMLLVLSGTSAWVLENLRDSLVERTDDRLINASETLAKQAYQDVFQPAQLESTSPGDEGEDSGSSTETSTTIDSSSWDELKGLLPGGFYVQFYDTDGKPISDPVAPEPQNRPILPTINESQVYDRAGQPFTVAGTSSKWRARAMKVQNTDVLVSIAVPFDREIDNINERARNTMIGIGLLALAMVAGVGYWAINNTFRPLRDIEKTASRIAAGDLSQRVPTFPRNTELGRLSGALNTMLGRIEDSFDGQTRSEKRIRQFVSDASHELRTPLVTIRGYAELYRQGAITKSDDIGAAMERMESEAKRMGVLVDDLVVLARLDEQRPAEIGPIDLHRIARDAAADAAAQAPDRDVSFIGLDGEDAQPVPMIRGSESKIRQVIVNLAGNAVRHTPEHAAIEFAVGVVGDTAVAGAESTDSTGGHDSESKTGANRAVPKEKSRERGFVTGGVRIFRRGDSNGNEQTDASEPAGIVPDMTAAGSISVDDSLRGFPNGRVRFEVRDHGEGIDPEVVPRIFERFYRLDVSRTRDTGGSGLGLSIVKAIVENHHGSITVHQTPGGGATFRIDLPISETDDSAPDARKDER from the coding sequence GTGGCAAAAGAATCCCGTCCCACCCGATCCGGCTTCTGGGAAGAATGGTCGCTGACCACCAAACTGCTGGCCATCATGATGCTGCTCATGCTGCTCGTCCTCTCGGGAACGAGCGCGTGGGTGCTCGAGAACCTTCGCGACAGTCTCGTCGAACGCACAGATGACCGACTCATCAATGCCTCGGAGACCCTCGCGAAGCAGGCCTATCAGGACGTGTTCCAGCCTGCCCAGCTGGAATCGACGTCTCCGGGTGACGAGGGCGAGGATTCGGGGTCCTCGACCGAGACGTCGACGACGATCGATTCGAGTTCCTGGGACGAGCTCAAGGGACTGCTGCCCGGAGGCTTCTACGTCCAGTTCTACGACACCGACGGCAAGCCGATCAGCGACCCGGTGGCTCCCGAGCCGCAGAACCGGCCGATCCTGCCGACGATCAACGAGTCGCAGGTCTACGACCGCGCCGGCCAGCCATTCACCGTCGCCGGGACCAGCTCGAAATGGCGGGCCCGGGCGATGAAAGTTCAGAACACGGATGTGCTCGTGTCGATCGCAGTGCCCTTCGACCGCGAGATCGACAACATCAACGAGCGTGCCCGCAACACGATGATCGGCATCGGGCTGCTGGCTCTGGCCATGGTGGCCGGCGTCGGGTACTGGGCGATCAACAACACGTTCCGTCCGCTGCGCGACATCGAGAAGACCGCCTCGCGGATCGCCGCCGGTGATCTCAGCCAGCGGGTCCCGACCTTCCCCCGCAACACGGAGCTCGGTCGCCTCTCGGGGGCCCTGAACACGATGCTCGGTCGGATCGAGGACTCCTTCGACGGCCAGACCCGATCGGAGAAGCGCATCCGTCAGTTCGTCTCCGACGCCTCGCACGAACTGCGCACACCGCTGGTTACGATCCGCGGCTATGCCGAACTCTATCGGCAGGGTGCGATCACGAAGTCCGATGACATCGGGGCGGCCATGGAACGCATGGAGTCCGAGGCCAAACGCATGGGCGTTCTCGTCGACGACCTCGTCGTCCTCGCGCGCCTCGATGAGCAGCGCCCGGCCGAGATCGGTCCCATCGACCTCCACAGAATCGCCCGGGACGCCGCCGCAGATGCCGCGGCCCAGGCACCGGATCGGGACGTCAGCTTCATCGGACTCGACGGGGAGGACGCCCAACCGGTGCCGATGATCCGCGGATCGGAGTCGAAGATCCGCCAGGTCATCGTCAATCTCGCCGGCAATGCCGTCCGCCACACCCCCGAGCACGCCGCCATCGAGTTCGCTGTCGGCGTCGTCGGCGACACCGCCGTGGCGGGCGCTGAGTCGACGGATTCGACCGGTGGTCACGACAGCGAGTCCAAGACCGGCGCGAACAGGGCGGTGCCGAAGGAGAAGTCACGCGAGCGCGGTTTCGTCACCGGTGGCGTCCGCATCTTCCGCCGAGGCGACTCGAACGGCAACGAGCAGACCGACGCTTCGGAGCCGGCCGGCATCGTCCCTGACATGACGGCGGCCGGATCCATCTCCGTCGATGATTCCCTGCGCGGATTCCCCAATGGACGGGTGAGGTTCGAAGTCCGCGACCACGGCGAAGGGATCGATCCCGAGGTCGTTCCGAGGATCTTCGAGAGATTCTACCGTCTCGACGTCTCCAGAACGCGCGATACAGGAGGTTCGGGCCTCGGTCTCTCCATCGTCAAGGCGATCGTGGAGAACCACCATGGTTCGATCACAGTGCACCAGACACCGGGCGGAGGCGCGACGTTCCGCATCGACCTGCCCATTTCAGAAACTGACGACAGCGCTCCGGACGCACGAAAGGACGAGCGATGA